A window of the Arachis duranensis cultivar V14167 chromosome 5, aradu.V14167.gnm2.J7QH, whole genome shotgun sequence genome harbors these coding sequences:
- the LOC107488332 gene encoding uncharacterized protein LOC107488332, with translation MIVNGASDTVLCRCFPNYLDGPALDWLCALPAGSISCFHQLAKLFEEHFARSAIYLHDSDYLNTIKQGPSESLKDYMTRFTKVAISIPDLHPEVHLHAIKSGLRPGKFQEMIAVAKPKTLAEFREKAKGQIDIEELRQARKSDKSHFREEDKSSSLKKSFKLTPRFDSYTQFNTKREDIIKEILNSKLIKPPRKAGTYQDAKNVDKSRYCTFHQKHGHNTDDCVVAKDLLERLARQGHLDKYIGGHIQKRGPSSTTHDLSEQHRGKEKASSSQYERPRGIINCISGGYASGGYSNSARKRSFRAICSVDGTKQDATISNPQPEVTFTHADFNSNIQNLDDPVVITLQLGDLLVKKVLLDPGSSADVLFYSTFQKMKLSDNMLQPTGGDLVGFSGERVPVLGSVWLQTTLGEQSLSKTNDIQYLVVDCFSPYNLILGRPFLNKFGAIVFTVHLYVKFPLQDHQVVTIHGDHKEARQCYNISMKFQNRSTQQVNNVGLNQKEDTLAELDPRADFPDRPKPSDDLQKVYFNNDSNKFTYVGTSLNASELQAITIFLQEHADLFAWTPSDMPGIDPQIISHKLAINPAIRPVQQKKRRLGDEKRRASLEETQKLINVEFIKEIRFTTWLANVVMVRKQNGKWRMCVDFTDLNKACPKDSYPLPSIDSLVDNPSGYATLSFMDAYSGYNQIMMHPSDQNKTAFITDFGNYCYKVMPFGLKNAGATYQRLMDKVFAKQIGRNIKVYVDDMVTKTKVGHNHINDLTEIFDQIRQYNMRLNPEKCAFAVQGGKFLGFLLTCRGIEENPDKCRAVLDMASPKTVKEVQRLTGRLAALSRFVPCLASTSIPFFQTIKKKNKFEWNDDCEKAFSKLKTTLSQPPILQRPLQGEHLFLYLSVTDWAISSALVTKKNKVQHPVYFVSKTLHHAELNYPRIEKLALALIFSARRLQPYFQSHIIHVRTDHPLRQVLHKPEIAGRLIKWAVELSEFDIRYQPRGPIKSQFLADFIAELTLPSEEDHAKQWILYVDGSSNNGGCGAGIRLEADDGFILEHSIHFAFKASNNQSEYEALLTGLRLCLDLEISTIKVYCDSLLVVQQVTHQKGSRMIKSSDAKHLPSQSSMEHYTDEVILGLYSNVSTSPKPT, from the exons ATGATCGTCAATGGTGCATCAGATACAGTCTTATGTCGTTGTTTTCCGAATTATTTAGACGGTCCTGCACTTGATTGGTTGTGTGCTTTGCCTGCAGGTTCCATTTCGTGCTTCCATCAGTTGGCGAAGTTATTTGAAGAACATTTCGCCAGATCCGCAATATATTTGCACGACTCCGATTACCTAAACACTATCAAACAAGGGCCAAGCGAAAGCTTAAAGGACTATATGACTCGCTTTACCAAGGTCGCAATCAGCATACCAGATCTCCATCCCGAGGTCCATCTGCACGCAATTAAAAGCGGCCTCCGACCCGGGAAGTTCCAGGAGATGATCGCAGTAGCAAAGCCGAAGACTCTAGCAGAATTTCGCGAGAAAGCAAAAGGACAAATTGACATCGAGGAGCTCAGACAAGCTCGGAAGTCTGACAAGTCACATTTCCGTGAAGAAGATAAGAGCTCATCCCTTAAGAAAAGTTTTAAACTAACACCTCGATTCGATTCTTATACGCAGTTTAACACCAAGAGGGAAGACATAATCAAGGAAATCTTGAACTCCAAACTAATCAAGCCGCCGAGAAAAGCCGGAACGTACCAAGATGCAAAGAACGTGGACAAATCAAGGTACTGCACTTTCCACCAGAAACACGGCCACAATACCGATGATTGCGTGGTCGCCAAAGATCTTTTAGAACGATTAGCCAGACAAGGGCACCTTGACAAATACATTGGTGGTCACATCCAAAAGCGCGGCCCAAGTTCCACAACACATGACCTCTCAGAACAACACCGAGGAAAAGAAAAGGCATCTTCAAGCCAATATGAAAGACCCCGAGGTATAATCAATTGTATTTCAGGAGGATACGCAAGTGGAGGATACTCAAACTCGGCAAGAAAAAGATCATTCAGAGCAATATGCTCGGTAGACGGAACAAAACAAGATGCAACGATCTCTAATCCACAACCAGAAGTCACTTTCACACACGCCGACTTCAACTCCAACATACAAAATTTGGACGACCCTGTGGTAATCACCCTTCAGCTAGGAGATCTATTAGTGAAAAAAGTACTCTTAGATCCCGGAAGCAGTGCTGACGTCCTATTTTACTCCACGTTTCAAAAGATGAAGCTCAGCGACAACATGCTACAGCCCACAGGAGGAGACTTGGTCGGTTTCTCGGGAGAACGCGTTCCAGTCCTCGGTTCAGTGTGGTTACAAACCACACTGGGTGAGCAATCTCTTTCAAAAACTAATGACATTCAATATTTAGTAGTCGACTGTTTCAGTCCATATAACCTTATTCTCGGCCGACCTTTTCTGAATAAGTTCGGCGCTATTGTATTCACAGTTCATCTCTATGTAAAGTTTCCATTGCAGGACCACCAGGTTGTTACCATCCATGGCGACCACAAAGAGGCAAGACAATGTTACAACATCAGCATGAAATTCCAAAATCGTTCAACGCAACAAGTCAACAACGTCGGCCTAAACCAAAAAGAGGACACGCTAGCAGAACTCGACCCAAGAGCTGACTTTCCCGATCGGCCAAAACCCTCCGACGACCTACAAAAAGTGTATTTCAACAATGACTCTAATAAATTCACATATGTAGGTACCTCACTCAATGCATCCGAGTTGCAAGCTATAACAATCTTCCTACAAGAACACGCCGACCTTTTCGCATGGACACCATCAGACATGCCAGGAATCGACCCACAGATCATCAGTCATAAACTAGCAATAAACCCGGCAATCCGACCAGTACAACAGAAGAAACGCAGACTCGGCGACGAAAAAAGGAGAGCATCACTGGAAGAGACACAAAAGCTCATCAACGTCGAGTTTAtcaaagaaatcagattcaCCACCTGGTTAGCAAATGTGGTAATGGTAAGAAAACAAAACGGTAAGTGGCGCATGTGCGTCGATTTCACtgatttaaacaaagcatgcccCAAGGATTCTTATCCTCTGCCATCCATAGACTCTTTAGTAGACAATCCCTCAGGCTACGCCACCCTAagttttatggatgcatactccgGGTATAATCAGATAATGATGCACCCCTCTGATCAAAACAAAACAGCTTTTATCACCGATTTTGGTAACTATTGTTATAAGGTTATGCCATTTGGATTAAAGAATGCAGGTGCAACTTACCAACGCCTCATGGATAAGGTATTCGCCAAACAAATCGGCCGGAATATCAAAGTTTATGTCGACGATATGGTCACCAAAACAAAAGTCGGCCACAACCACATCAACGACCTTACAGAAATATTCGACCAGATCCGCCAGTACAACATGCGCCTCAATCCCGAGAAATGTGCATTCGCAGTTCAGGGGGGTAAGTTTTTGGGTTTTTTGCTAACATGCAGGGGGATAGAGGAAAATCCAGACAAATGCCGAGCAGTGCTGGACATGGCCAGCCCTAAAACCGTAAAAGAAGTTCAGCGCCTCACAGGAAGACTCGCTGCACTCTCCAGATTTGTTCCTTGCCTTGCCTCAACTTCCATTCCTTTTTtccaaacaattaaaaagaaaaataaatttgaatggAACGACGATTGTGAGAAggcattttcaaaattaaaaacaacacTCTCACAACCGCCGATATTACAAAGACCCCTGCAAGGGgaacatttatttttatatctgtCAGTTACTGATTGGGCGATAAGCTCGGCCCTTGtcacaaagaaaaacaaagttcAGCATCCAGTATACTTTGTCAGCAAAACCCTCCACCATGCCGAACTCAATTATCCGCGGATTGAAAAGCTCGCACTAGCACTGATATTCTCGGCCCGACGTCTGCAACCTTACTTTCAGAGCCATATAATCCACGTCAGAACCGATCACCCACTAAGACAAGTATTACACAAACCGGAAATCGCAGGTCGACTAATAAAATGGGCAGTCGAACTATCCGAATTCGACATCAGATACCAACCCCGAGGACCGATCAAGTCACAATTTCTGGCAGATTTCATTGCCGAACTCACACTTCCATCTGAAGAGGACCATGCAAAACAGTGGATCTTATATGTGGACGGCTCTTCAAATAACGGAGGATGTGGCGCCGGAATTCGTCTGGAGGCCGACGACGGATTCATATTGGAACACTCAATACACTTCGCTTTCAAAGCAAGCAACAACCAATCAGAGTATGAGGCACTACTCACCGGACTCCGACTATGTTTAGATCTTGAAATCTCAACAATCAAGGTATACTGTGATTCCTTGTTAGTCGTACAACAG GTAACACACCAGAAGGGGTCGAGAATGATAAAAAGTTCCGACGCCAAGCATCTTCCTTCACAATCATCAATGGAACACTATACCGACGAGGTTATACTCGGCCTCTACTCAAATGTCTCAACAAGTCCGAAGCCGACATAG